From a single Desulfovibrio sp. ZJ209 genomic region:
- a CDS encoding nickel-dependent hydrogenase large subunit — translation MSYTYTTQGFTVDSAGRRIVVDPITRIEGHLRCEVNINDDNVITNAVSCGTMFRGIELILNGRDPRAAWAYAQRICGVCTGTHALAAVHAVEDALGARIPDNANIIRNLMQLCLWFHDHLVHFYQLTGLDWIDVVSAAKADPAETARLAQSLSPWPKASAGYFSELRDKIVTILDSGQLGIFANGYWGNPAYQLPPEANLMLFGHYLEALDIQREAVKTHTVFGGKNPHPNWIIGGVPCAINTNAPGGEQVVNMERLELVSSIIDKCLTFAEQVLMPDVIALGRYYPNWSRIGTGLSGQSVLAYGAFPSIANDYSQASLMVPGGAIINGNFDEVHPVDLHDPEQVQEVVGHAWYRYPEGVESLPPERGITDPYYKLGPATVGTPTDIRQLDEQARYSWIKTPRWRGHMMEVGPLARLLVAYSLKHGDTVATVDDICGRIGIPVDGLKSTLGRIVARCHEALWAMRTSKGQLGRLMENIRNGDSTTAFTDKWEPATWPAKAAGVGFTEAPRGALGHWVEIENGVISGYQCVVPTTWNAAPRSDQGQLGAYEAALMGTKMAVPEQPLEILRTIHSFDPCLACATHVMSDDGNELAVVRLG, via the coding sequence ATGAGCTACACCTACACCACCCAAGGCTTTACGGTCGATTCCGCCGGCCGGCGCATCGTTGTCGACCCCATCACCCGCATCGAGGGGCACCTGCGCTGCGAGGTGAACATCAACGATGACAACGTCATCACCAATGCCGTTTCCTGCGGAACCATGTTCCGCGGCATCGAGCTCATCCTGAACGGGCGCGACCCGCGCGCGGCCTGGGCCTACGCCCAGCGCATCTGCGGCGTGTGCACGGGCACGCACGCGCTGGCCGCCGTGCATGCCGTGGAGGATGCGCTCGGCGCGCGCATCCCGGACAATGCCAATATCATCCGCAACCTCATGCAGCTCTGCCTGTGGTTCCACGACCATCTGGTCCACTTTTACCAGCTCACCGGCCTCGACTGGATCGACGTGGTGAGCGCCGCCAAGGCCGACCCGGCGGAGACCGCGCGCCTCGCGCAGAGCCTTTCGCCGTGGCCCAAGGCCTCCGCGGGTTATTTCTCCGAGCTCAGGGACAAGATCGTCACCATCCTGGACTCGGGCCAGCTCGGCATTTTCGCCAACGGCTACTGGGGCAACCCGGCCTACCAGTTGCCGCCCGAGGCCAACCTCATGCTCTTCGGCCATTATCTCGAGGCGCTGGACATCCAGCGCGAGGCCGTGAAGACGCACACCGTGTTCGGCGGCAAGAACCCGCACCCCAACTGGATCATCGGCGGCGTGCCCTGCGCCATCAACACCAATGCGCCGGGCGGCGAGCAGGTCGTCAACATGGAGCGGCTGGAACTCGTCAGCTCCATCATCGACAAATGCCTCACCTTCGCCGAGCAGGTGCTCATGCCTGATGTCATCGCGCTCGGCCGCTATTATCCCAACTGGAGCCGCATCGGCACAGGGCTATCCGGGCAGTCGGTGCTCGCGTACGGGGCCTTCCCCTCCATCGCCAACGACTATTCCCAGGCCAGCCTGATGGTGCCCGGCGGCGCCATCATCAACGGCAACTTTGACGAGGTGCACCCCGTGGACCTGCATGACCCGGAGCAGGTGCAGGAGGTGGTGGGCCACGCGTGGTACCGCTATCCCGAGGGCGTGGAGAGCCTGCCCCCGGAAAGGGGCATCACCGACCCGTATTACAAGCTCGGGCCGGCCACGGTGGGCACGCCCACCGACATCCGCCAGCTCGACGAGCAGGCGCGCTATTCCTGGATCAAGACCCCCCGCTGGCGCGGGCACATGATGGAGGTGGGGCCGCTCGCCCGGCTGCTCGTGGCCTACAGCCTCAAGCATGGCGACACCGTGGCCACGGTGGACGACATTTGCGGGCGCATCGGCATCCCGGTGGACGGACTCAAGTCCACGCTCGGGCGCATCGTCGCCCGCTGCCACGAGGCGCTCTGGGCCATGCGCACCTCCAAGGGGCAGCTCGGCCGCCTCATGGAGAATATCAGGAACGGCGACTCCACAACCGCCTTCACTGACAAGTGGGAGCCCGCGACCTGGCCCGCGAAGGCGGCGGGCGTTGGCTTCACCGAGGCCCCGCGCGGCGCGCTCGGGCACTGGGTGGAGATCGAAAACGGCGTCATCTCCGGCTACCAGTGCGTGGTGCCCACCACATGGAACGCGGCCCCGCGCAGCGACCAGGGGCAGCTCGGCGCCTACGAGGCCGCGCTCATGGGCACGAAGATGGCCGTCCCCGAGCAGCCGCTCGAGATCTTGCGCACCATCCACAGCTTCGACCCCTGCCTTGCCTGCGCCACCCATGTCATGAGCGACGACGGCAACGAGCTGGCCGTGGTCAGGCTGGGCTGA
- a CDS encoding hydrogenase small subunit, translating into MAQRSYETHYDTLRRNGISRRDFLKFCTMTAAALGLGPALAPTIAHALETKPRLPVVWIDGLSCTCCTESFIRTAHPLAKDIILNMISMDYNDLLMAASGEQALEVFEEAIAKHKGNYILAVQGNAPAGYGGMYCIDGGRPFTRKLEAGAANAKAVVAWGNCASWGCIQAARPNPTDVKTVPDLIHNKPVIRIPGCPPIPEVMSALVAYIVTFERLPELDAQGRFAAFYGQHVHDQCVRRAHFDAGEFVEAWDDEGARKGYCLYKMGCKGPTTFNACPTTRWNDGTSYPIESGHPCLGCAEQGFWDQGSFYDRIMDIPLLSTMTTAQKIAAGVGGTVAAAVGVHAVCSTAFHLCRKHREKECAKACAGESAASAQNTDGDTEKQ; encoded by the coding sequence ATGGCCCAACGCAGCTATGAAACGCATTACGACACCTTGCGCCGCAACGGTATCAGCCGCCGCGACTTCCTGAAATTCTGCACCATGACGGCGGCGGCCCTCGGCCTCGGGCCGGCGCTCGCGCCCACCATCGCGCACGCGCTGGAGACCAAGCCGCGGCTCCCCGTGGTGTGGATCGACGGGCTTTCCTGCACCTGCTGTACCGAGTCCTTCATCCGCACGGCGCACCCGCTCGCCAAGGACATCATCCTCAACATGATCTCCATGGATTACAACGACCTGCTCATGGCCGCCTCGGGCGAGCAGGCGCTGGAGGTGTTCGAGGAGGCCATCGCGAAGCACAAGGGCAACTACATCCTCGCCGTGCAGGGCAACGCGCCCGCGGGTTATGGGGGCATGTACTGCATCGACGGCGGCCGCCCCTTCACCCGCAAGCTCGAGGCCGGCGCCGCCAATGCCAAGGCCGTGGTGGCCTGGGGCAACTGCGCCTCCTGGGGCTGCATCCAGGCCGCGCGGCCCAATCCCACGGACGTGAAGACCGTGCCGGACCTCATCCACAACAAGCCCGTCATCCGCATCCCGGGCTGTCCGCCCATCCCCGAGGTCATGAGCGCGCTGGTGGCCTATATCGTCACCTTCGAGCGCCTGCCCGAGCTCGACGCGCAGGGGCGCTTCGCGGCATTTTACGGCCAGCATGTGCACGACCAGTGCGTGCGCCGGGCGCACTTTGACGCCGGCGAATTTGTGGAGGCCTGGGACGACGAGGGCGCGCGCAAGGGCTACTGCCTCTACAAGATGGGCTGCAAGGGGCCGACCACCTTCAACGCCTGCCCCACCACCCGCTGGAACGACGGCACCTCCTACCCCATCGAGTCGGGCCACCCGTGCCTCGGCTGCGCCGAACAGGGCTTCTGGGACCAGGGCTCTTTCTATGACCGCATCATGGATATCCCGCTGCTCAGCACCATGACCACGGCCCAGAAGATCGCCGCGGGCGTGGGCGGCACCGTGGCCGCCGCCGTGGGTGTGCATGCCGTGTGCAGCACGGCCTTCCACCTCTGCCGCAAGCATCGTGAAAAGGAATGCGCCAAGGCCTGCGCGGGTGAAAGCGCCGCTTCCGCCCAAAATACTGACGGGGATACGGAAAAACAATGA